A single region of the Microbulbifer sp. MKSA007 genome encodes:
- a CDS encoding multidrug effflux MFS transporter, with protein sequence MNSGFIKMALILGLLSSVGPMAIDMYLPALPAMTKALDTSTQVASYTLMAYFIAFGVCQIFYGPASDMFGRKPPLYFGLLVFTFASICCALATTIEWLIAFRFLQGVGAASVMSIPRAIIRDSYTGTQATRLLTTAILVLSISPMLAPLIGSLLLISFGWRSIFWGISIATFLSLILAITSLHETLPVNKRIPFKIGALLESYSILLRDPIYIGLTCIGGFGFASVLAFFAAASFLYTNYYGLTPTEFSLAFALNALSFFLSSQFSANFGAHLGMVKLVKWGVVGFVISSVTMYLVIEAGFDHLVLLICMLIVCNMFLGLVLPTAFILSMERHGPIAGTASALAGTMQLSIGAVAILITSLVFNGTPESLAGVIAVCGILAFVVSWLVLRNVVSITADQSD encoded by the coding sequence ATGAACTCAGGCTTTATAAAAATGGCGTTGATCCTGGGGCTTTTGAGCTCTGTTGGTCCTATGGCCATTGATATGTATCTGCCTGCATTACCTGCGATGACAAAGGCCCTCGACACCTCAACCCAGGTCGCGTCCTATACGCTGATGGCCTATTTTATTGCGTTCGGGGTGTGTCAGATTTTTTATGGCCCCGCTTCCGATATGTTTGGCCGCAAACCGCCGCTCTATTTTGGTTTGCTGGTTTTTACTTTCGCATCTATTTGTTGTGCCCTGGCAACCACTATCGAGTGGTTAATTGCCTTTCGCTTCCTGCAAGGAGTGGGTGCCGCCTCAGTAATGTCGATTCCCCGAGCAATAATTCGAGATTCTTATACGGGTACTCAAGCAACTCGCCTTCTTACCACAGCAATTCTTGTCCTTTCAATTTCTCCTATGTTGGCGCCATTAATTGGTAGTCTGCTATTAATTTCGTTTGGTTGGCGCAGCATATTTTGGGGGATATCCATTGCTACTTTTTTAAGTCTGATACTTGCTATTACAAGCCTTCACGAAACCTTACCAGTGAATAAGCGCATACCATTTAAAATAGGTGCGCTGCTTGAATCTTATTCAATATTACTGCGTGACCCGATCTATATAGGGCTTACTTGTATAGGAGGGTTTGGCTTCGCCAGTGTACTTGCTTTTTTTGCGGCAGCTTCATTCTTATATACGAATTACTACGGATTGACCCCAACCGAATTTAGCCTCGCCTTTGCTCTGAACGCGCTAAGTTTCTTCTTGTCGAGTCAATTTTCAGCAAATTTCGGTGCCCATTTAGGGATGGTGAAGCTGGTGAAGTGGGGTGTAGTTGGATTTGTGATAAGCTCGGTGACTATGTATTTAGTGATAGAGGCCGGTTTTGATCATCTCGTACTACTGATATGCATGCTTATCGTATGTAATATGTTTCTTGGTTTGGTTCTTCCTACGGCATTTATTCTTTCCATGGAAAGACATGGCCCTATAGCGGGAACGGCTTCTGCCCTGGCTGGTACTATGCAGTTGTCAATCGGGGCTGTAGCTATCCTGATAACCAGTTTGGTTTTTAATGGAACACCAGAATCGCTTGCTGGGGTAATTGCGGTGTGTGGAATTTTGGCCTTTGTGGTTTCTTGGTTGGTTTTGCGTAATGTAGTCAGTATCACAGCAGACCAGAGCGATTGA